Genomic DNA from Streptomyces sp. PCS3-D2:
CGCGGTTCGATGAGATGAACGCGCTCATCGACCGCTGGGCGGAGCAGAGCAGCGGCAGGCGCACCGCCACGCACACGATGATCGGCCAGGACCGAGAGGCCCGGAACCACTACGTGGACATGGTGGAGTTCGCCTCGTACGAGGAGGCGATGAAGAACTCCCAACTCCCCGAGACGGACCGGATGTTCCAGGAGATGGTGGCCCTCTGCGAGGGGATGCCCACGTTCGTGAACCTCGATGTGGTCCGGGACGAGCATCTCAACAAGCAGCTCGTGAACCGGGCGTTCAAGGAAGCCGTCGCGGGCGGCGACATGGGCGTCCTCGACGAGTGCTTCGCGGTGAACTACATCGACCACGACGCCAGCAAGGAGGAGTCGACCGTCATCGGACGCCAGAACATGCACGCCGACGTGGAGATGTGGCGCGCCGCCTTCGACATGACCTTCGAGCCGACGGCCCAGGTGGCCGAGGGCGACATGGTCACGACGGTGTGGAACTGGCGCGGCACCCACAAGGGAGAGTTCATGGGGGTCGCACCGACCGGCAAGACGTACGAGATGTCCGGGACCACGACCTTCCGGTGTCAGGACGGAGAGATCATCGAGGGCTGGTGGCACTACAACCCCGGAGCCCTGCAGCGGCAGATGGGCGGAACCGGATCGCCCTACGGAACCTGAATCCCGAACACGGGGAAGGCCCCGCTCCGCGACTGCGGAACGGGGCCTTCGGCGTGGAACGCGATCAGTGGCTGTGGCCGTGACCGTGGCCGTGACCGGCGTCGCCCTCGTCCTCCGCCGGCTTCTCGACGACCAGGGTCTCGGTCGTGAGCAGCAGGGAGGCGATGGAGGCGGCGTTCTCCAGCGCGGAACGGGTGACCTTCACCGGGTCGATGACGCCGGCCTTGACCAGGTCACCGTACTCGCCGGTGGCGGCGTTGAAGCCCTGGCCCTTGTCGAGCTCGGAGACCTTCGAGGTGATGACGTAGCCCTCAAGGCCCGCGTTCTCGGCGATCCAGCGCAGCGGCTCCACGGCGGCGCGGCGCACGACCGCGACACCGGTGGCCTCGTCGCCCGACAGGCCGAGGTTGCCGTCGAGGACCTTGACCGCGTGGACGAGCGCGGAGCCACCGCCGGAGACGATGCCCTCCTCGACCGCGGCGCGGGTCGCGGAGATGGCGTCCTCCAGGCGGTGCTTCTTCTCCTTGAGCTCCACCTCGGTGGCGGCGCCGACCTTGATGACGCAGACGCCGCCGGCGAGCTTCGCCAGGCGCTCCTGCAGCTTCTCGCGGTCCCAGTCCGAGTCCGTGGCCTCGATCTCGGCCTTGATCTGGTTCACGCGGCCGAGGACCTCGTCGGAGCTGCCCGCGCCGTCGACGATGGTGGTGTCGTCCTTGGAGATGGTGACGCGGCGGGCGGAACCCAGTACGTCCAGACCGGCCTGGTCGAGCTTGAGGCCGACCTCCTCGGCGATGACGGTGGCACCGGTGAGGGTGGCCATGTCCTGCAGCATCGCCTTGCGGCGGTCACCGAAGCCCGGGGCCTTGACGGCCACCGCGTTGAAGGTGCCGCGGATCTTGTTGACGACGAGGGTGGAGAGCGCCTCGCCCTCGACGTCCTCGGCGATGATCATCAGCGGCTTGGAGCCGCCCGCCTGGATGACCTTCTCCAGCAGCGGCAGGAGGTCCTGGATGGAGGAGATCTTGCCCTGGTTGATCAGGATGTACGGGTCGTCGAGGACGGCCTCCATACGCTCCTGGTCGGAGACCATGTACGGGGAGAGGTAGCCCTTGTCGAAGGCCATGCCCTCGGTGAACTCCAGCTCCAGGCCGAAGGTGTTGGACTCCTCGACGGTGATGACACCGTCCTTGCCGACCTTGTCCATCGCCTCGGCGATGAGCTCGCCGACCTGGGCGTCCTGCGCGGAGAGCGCGGCCACGGCGGCGATGTCGGACTTGTCCTCGATCGGGCGGGCGGTCGCGAGGAGGTCCTCGGAGACGGCCTTGACCGCGGCGTCGATGCCCTTCTTCAGGGCGGCCGGGGAAGCACCCGCGGCGACGTTGCGCAGACCCTCGCGGACCAGCGCCTGGGCCAGCACGGTGGCGGTGGTGGTGCCGTCACCCGCGATGTCGTTGGTCTTGGTCGCCACCTCCTTCACGAGCTGGGCGCCCAGGTTCTCGTACGGGTCGTCCAGCTCGACCTCGCGGGCGATGGTGACACCGTCGTTGGTGATGGTGGGGGCGCCGAACTTCTTGTCGATGACGACGTTGCGGCCCTTGGGGCCGATCGTCACCTTGACCGTGTCGGCAAGCTTGTTGACGCCGCGCTCGAGGGCGCGACGGGCGTCCTCGTCGAACTTCAGGATCTTCGCCATGGGAGCGGTTCAGCCCTCTCGAAAACTCGGGTTTAACGAGCTACGCCCCTCGCCGCCCGGCAATCAGCGGGGTGACCAGGGGCGTAGCTCAAAGCAGTGCTGTGAAGCGAATTACTTCTCGACGATCGCGAGCACGTCGCGAGCCGAGAGGACGAGGTACTCCTCGCCGCTGTACTTCACTTCGGTGCCGCCGTACTTGCTGTACAGCACGATGTCGCCGACGGTGACGTCCAGCGGGAGACGCTGGCCGTCCTCGAAGCGGCCCGGGCCGACCGCGAGGACGACGCCCTCCTGGGGCTTCTCCTTCGCGGTGTCCGGGATGACCAGGCCGGAGGCCGTGGTCTGCTCGGCGTCGAGCGGCTGGACCACGATGCGGTCCTCAAGCGGCTTGATGGCAACCTTGGAGCTGGCGGTCGTCACTGTCCGACCTCCCCCTTCGGAGATCCGGGGTTAACTGTCTGAGGTGGCGACCAGGTCGATCCGTCGTCGCGGGTGCCGGACCTGCCTGTCGCTGTGTTGGCACTCGCCGGGGGCGAGTGCCAGGTGCGAGACTATTCCGGCGATTAGCACTCGGTCAAGCGGAGTGCCAATTCCCGACCTCCCGGCGTTGCGCGGAGGCCGGTTCGATCCCCGAAACCCTCTTCGCGCATACGTTCGAGATCACTCTTCTCCCGGACATGACCAGGACAAACTCCGGTGTGCGGTGGGTGCACGCCGTCCCGATCGCCATCGGGCTCGCCGTCGGGATCCGGATGTTCCACGCGGCCGTACCGCGGCTCATCATCCAGCTGACGGGAGTGGACGGCAGGTTCAGCGCCGAGCGGTGCGTGTGGAGCGACCCGAATTCCAGGGGGGACCGCACGCTGACGTGCGCGGGCTCCTTCACCGCAGCCGACGGATCGTTCACTCTTCGCGGGATCGGGATCGACGGCGTCTTCGACGAGC
This window encodes:
- the groES gene encoding co-chaperone GroES, whose product is MTTASSKVAIKPLEDRIVVQPLDAEQTTASGLVIPDTAKEKPQEGVVLAVGPGRFEDGQRLPLDVTVGDIVLYSKYGGTEVKYSGEEYLVLSARDVLAIVEK
- a CDS encoding ester cyclase, which translates into the protein MTFVQVIDYETTRFDEMNALIDRWAEQSSGRRTATHTMIGQDREARNHYVDMVEFASYEEAMKNSQLPETDRMFQEMVALCEGMPTFVNLDVVRDEHLNKQLVNRAFKEAVAGGDMGVLDECFAVNYIDHDASKEESTVIGRQNMHADVEMWRAAFDMTFEPTAQVAEGDMVTTVWNWRGTHKGEFMGVAPTGKTYEMSGTTTFRCQDGEIIEGWWHYNPGALQRQMGGTGSPYGT
- the groL gene encoding chaperonin GroEL (60 kDa chaperone family; promotes refolding of misfolded polypeptides especially under stressful conditions; forms two stacked rings of heptamers to form a barrel-shaped 14mer; ends can be capped by GroES; misfolded proteins enter the barrel where they are refolded when GroES binds), which produces MAKILKFDEDARRALERGVNKLADTVKVTIGPKGRNVVIDKKFGAPTITNDGVTIAREVELDDPYENLGAQLVKEVATKTNDIAGDGTTTATVLAQALVREGLRNVAAGASPAALKKGIDAAVKAVSEDLLATARPIEDKSDIAAVAALSAQDAQVGELIAEAMDKVGKDGVITVEESNTFGLELEFTEGMAFDKGYLSPYMVSDQERMEAVLDDPYILINQGKISSIQDLLPLLEKVIQAGGSKPLMIIAEDVEGEALSTLVVNKIRGTFNAVAVKAPGFGDRRKAMLQDMATLTGATVIAEEVGLKLDQAGLDVLGSARRVTISKDDTTIVDGAGSSDEVLGRVNQIKAEIEATDSDWDREKLQERLAKLAGGVCVIKVGAATEVELKEKKHRLEDAISATRAAVEEGIVSGGGSALVHAVKVLDGNLGLSGDEATGVAVVRRAAVEPLRWIAENAGLEGYVITSKVSELDKGQGFNAATGEYGDLVKAGVIDPVKVTRSALENAASIASLLLTTETLVVEKPAEDEGDAGHGHGHGHSH